In Zygosaccharomyces rouxii strain CBS732 chromosome E complete sequence, the DNA window AGAGTGCTTGAATAACCCTATCAATCGATTATGGATGTCGATGCAGTTGGATTTTTAAGAACGCACAGCGTTGTAGAAGTTCGAGATCTTGATTTGGAGATTTCTGGCGATGCTGCCAAGCTGTACGACAAGTTTGCACAGGAGCTCAGAGAACAGTACGGAGAGATATTGGAGGTGACGAAGTCTGTTGGAGAGTTGTTTGGTTGTTTGAAGAGAGGTGATTTTGAACTGAGAGATCTTTGTTTTAGGGATGATTTGTACAAGTTGAAGAAGCTAGAGCCTTTGGAGGGAACAATAGAGAGGGAAAATGTAAAGGAAAGTGCTGCGGACGATAACGGTGCTGCCAATAAGGTCCTACTCATCTCGAACTGGTCCTTGGCGATTTCTGATTTTGTATCTAGGTTTGCAGTCTCATTGTCCTCCGCCAAGCTGTTTGATCAGGTAATCACACAGTTCCAAAATCTTCAGGAATATGGCCAGTGGCAGGAGTACGAAACAGTCATCCGTGATAAGTGTGAGCAATTTGTGCAGTACTTGCTGGATTCCTCATCGAATAATATTACATTTACGGTGGGACAATGGGCACGTATTTGGTCACTTGTGTTTAAAGGTACCAACTTTCCCTGGAACGGCGAACaagtgttgaaattggacGAGATACTATTCCAGAGTCTTTTTCAAGAATCACTAGACGTTCTGATGAATGATACCGATGAGGAAGTGTCGAAATTTGTTCATTCTTCCGAATTTGAGCAGAAACTCAATGCCAAGATCTTACAGGATATCGAAcgtcaatttcaattgctCGAAGATCTGGTGTCACAGCAGGAAGAAGACACGACCCCCACATTCGAATACCCACGAGCTGTACAGGAACTGGATGTTGCACAGGTGGTGGAAAACTGTAGGTTACATTCTATTGGGCTTACCACGAGGTCAAGGGTGCAGATGTACAACTTAGTGGACCCACTAATACAAATGATAAACGATTTACAAGTTCACGGAGGTCAATCTGATCAAGTAACACAACTGCGCAGGAAATTAGCTACTGTgttgaagaacaagattcCCGTGACTGATGAGCACAAAGAACCAAACGAATCCCTAACGATGGATCAAGTGCTTGAACATCTAATGACGAATCAAAACGATTCAAGTGCTTCGCGGTTGATTCGTAAACAGATTAATGCGCTAGGAGCATAGAgatctttttcatcttaCCTATCCATCGGTTCCCACTACAGCCGTTGGTCTtgtacttttttttttttttaaccTCGaggaaggaaaaaaaaggcTCTTAAGCAACTAAAAGGTataaaaagaattgacATTTGGGGAAGCTGTTTGATCTCTAAGCACTTTTCAACTGTGTCAACTATTCTCTAATCACTATTGTTATGACTATTGCCAAAGACTCTCAGAGAGAGTACCGTTTACACATTCTAAAGCAATTAGAGGAAAATGCAAGGCATTTGGAAACACTAGACTATTCAGGCTCTAAAGTCACTTTTCCACTAGACCAAGGCATCCCCGAACCTGACCCCCATGCTAAAGTGTTTTTCTTCGATATCGATAACTGTCTTTACCACCGTTCTACCAACATTCATGAAATAATGCAGCAGTCTATTCGTAGCTATTTAATAAATGAGTTGAGTATTGACGAAGACGAGGCAGAGACCTTGAATCAGGGTTATTACAAAGAATATGGGTTAGCCATTAGAGGGCTGATGATGTTTCATGGTATAGATGCAATGGAATACAATAGAACGGTTGATGATTCATTACCTTTGCAGCACATCTTAAAGCCAGATTTACAGTTGAGAAAAGTTTTGTATGAGCTAAGGCAAAGAGGACACATCGATAAGATGTGGTTATTTACGAATGCTTACAAACACCATGCCCTAAGAGTGGTTAGAATACTTGGGATTGCAGATTTGTTTGATGGTATTACTTACACGGATTACAATGTTGGGCcaaattcattaatttGTAAGCCTGATCCTAGAGCGTTTGAAAAGgccaaattggaaagtggGCTAGGTGATTATTCCAACGCATATTTCATTGACGATAGCGGCAATAATGTTGAACAGGGACTTTTACTAGGAATGAGCAAATGCATTCAAGTTGTGGAAGATAATCATGtggatgaaattttggGTAATATTCCAATGGGGGCCCTGTTGGTAAATTCAGTTTCGGATCTGCCAAGAGCAGTTCCAGAATTATTCAAATAGGTATACTAAGGGGATGTTTTTACGTTGATAAATTTATATATACAGATATATGGATATACCTTTGGGATTTAAGATATTCGTATCTTTAGGAAAAGACTTAGTAAACCTCTCAGCAGTGATAATTCTACGGCGTTTGTGCCCTCATTACACATGTCTTCCACACAATCCTTGAAATACTGAGTCCTCGAAGAAGGTCCGAATGGCATCTCATGCGATCCATAGACGAATAATGTAAAATACAGTAGGGATTCGTAATTTTTATCTTCTATCAACTGggtaaattcttcttcaatggtTATTGGACGGATTATTCGGTGTATTAGTGGTGATTGTAATCGTGATATACATCTTGATAATCTGTAATGCATGAAATAGTCTTTGGGATCTACGAGTGATAAATAGAAATCGATAATTTGCTCATCACCTACAGATTCCAACATTTGAGAACACCAATCGTCATCACAATCTTGAGACTCCCAAATTTTCCTGTCAAGTATAAAACACAACAGGTATTTGATAAACTGTTTATCGTCTTGATAACATCCAATGGCTCTCATCATAGAATCAACTGGTGTCATTTCAGATAATGAATCATAATCTCGTTTTCTAGTCAAAGGTTTATCCTCTTGAAGCAAACTTAGATCTGCTCCCAATGATTCTATTAACTCCAGAAGTGTAGGGTACTTCCTACGTATAGCATCTCTGACAGCATGGTTATCGGAATCTTCtatcaattcatcatctatatccacatcttcaaaCCTTGTATCGTTACTAATGAAATGCCAATCGATATAACGACCAGATATTGTCTCCCTAACGATTAAATCGATATATTGAGAGGAGGCGTCCCTTGGCTTGATGCGGGATCTAACGGTATTACTCTTTTGTTCCTTAACGGTCGTCACAGTCGAGGGATTGTCAACCTCATCTTTGACATTTTGGATTCTGTCCAACGAACTAGCTAATTGTGGATCGAAATTCCTACCAaggtcaaatttttgaatttgcacagatttggatttctttATCGGTGATGATCTAGTTACTCTTCTACTTGAGTATGAAGTTCTCTTCAAAGTTTGTAGTAAtctatcatcttcatcagttgATGACGAGGATGAACTTGATGAATCTAActcattatcattaacaTTTTGACGGAAAATTattgcatcttcatctgaatCTGAACTCATGGCCA includes these proteins:
- the COG1 gene encoding Golgi transport complex subunit COG1 (weakly similar to uniprot|P53079 Saccharomyces cerevisiae YGL223C COG1 Essential component of the conserved oligomeric Golgi complex (Cog1p through Cog8p) a cytosolic tethering complex that functions in protein trafficking to mediate fusion of transport vesicles to Golgi compartments); this encodes MDVDAVGFLRTHSVVEVRDLDLEISGDAAKLYDKFAQELREQYGEILEVTKSVGELFGCLKRGDFELRDLCFRDDLYKLKKLEPLEGTIERENVKESAADDNGAANKVLLISNWSLAISDFVSRFAVSLSSAKLFDQVITQFQNLQEYGQWQEYETVIRDKCEQFVQYLLDSSSNNITFTVGQWARIWSLVFKGTNFPWNGEQVLKLDEILFQSLFQESLDVLMNDTDEEVSKFVHSSEFEQKLNAKILQDIERQFQLLEDLVSQQEEDTTPTFEYPRAVQELDVAQVVENCRLHSIGLTTRSRVQMYNLVDPLIQMINDLQVHGGQSDQVTQLRRKLATVLKNKIPVTDEHKEPNESLTMDQVLEHLMTNQNDSSASRLIRKQINALGA
- a CDS encoding uncharacterized protein (similar to uniprot|P53078 Saccharomyces cerevisiae YGL224C SDT1 Pyrimidine nucleotidase overexpression suppresses the 6-AU sensitivity of transcription elongation factor S-II as well as resistance to other pyrimidine derivatives or to YER037W uniprot|P40025 Saccharomyces cerevisiae YER037W PHM8) — its product is MTIAKDSQREYRLHILKQLEENARHLETLDYSGSKVTFPLDQGIPEPDPHAKVFFFDIDNCLYHRSTNIHEIMQQSIRSYLINELSIDEDEAETLNQGYYKEYGLAIRGLMMFHGIDAMEYNRTVDDSLPLQHILKPDLQLRKVLYELRQRGHIDKMWLFTNAYKHHALRVVRILGIADLFDGITYTDYNVGPNSLICKPDPRAFEKAKLESGLGDYSNAYFIDDSGNNVEQGLLLGMSKCIQVVEDNHVDEILGNIPMGALLVNSVSDLPRAVPELFK
- the KRE29 gene encoding Smc5-Smc6 complex subunit KRE29 (weakly similar to uniprot|P40026 Saccharomyces cerevisiae YER038C KRE29 Essential protein of unknown function heterozygous mutant shows haploinsufficiency in K1 killer toxin resistance), giving the protein MSSDSDEDAIIFRQNVNDNELDSSSSSSSSTDEDDRLLQTLKRTSYSSRRVTRSSPIKKSKSVQIQKFDLGRNFDPQLASSLDRIQNVKDEVDNPSTVTTVKEQKSNTVRSRIKPRDASSQYIDLIVRETISGRYIDWHFISNDTRFEDVDIDDELIEDSDNHAVRDAIRRKYPTLLELIESLGADLSLLQEDKPLTRKRDYDSLSEMTPVDSMMRAIGCYQDDKQFIKYLLCFILDRKIWESQDCDDDWCSQMLESVGDEQIIDFYLSLVDPKDYFMHYRLSRCISRLQSPLIHRIIRPITIEEEFTQLIEDKNYESLLYFTLFVYGSHEMPFGPSSRTQYFKDCVEDMCNEGTNAVELSLLRGLLSLFLKIRIS